From uncultured Desulfobacter sp.:
AAACTTTTTCATCACTCTTCTCCTCAATGTTAAGTTGCTTGAGTTAATTAAAAATAATCTCGGAAACAGGAAAACTTTTTTAATTTAGGGGTTTAAAAACGCTCACCAAACTATAAACAAAAAATATTAATGTTATGTTAGTTTCGGATTTTAAAACTATTGGAAAAAAGAAACAATAAGGACAAGACCACGTTTTTGCTTCAAAAACGAGGCCTGATCCTGGGTCATGCCTTTGGCTTTGATGAAGGATTCAACCAGCATCATCAAATAGGATTTAATGGATAGTTTGCCGGGAAAAGCCGAGATCATCAAAGATATTCCCGTTTGATCCTATTTTCTGCCTTCACCCTGGTTCGTGTCTTGTTGTTTTTCCCTACACATGCTAACATACAGCCTAATGTGTAAGAAAGGAGATTAAAATGGCAACCAACCTGGCAATAGACGATAACCTCATCCAGGAAGCCCTGATTATCGGGAAGCACAAGACAAAAAAGGCCGTGGTAACAGAGGCACTTCAGGAGTACATCCAGAGACGAAAACAGCTTGAGATCATAAAGATGTTCGGATCTATTGATTATGATCCGGATTACGATTATAAAAAACAGCGGAATGTCCAATGAAGGTCATTATTGATACATGCATATGGTCTTTGGCACTCCGAAGGCAAAAGCATGCTTCGATACATCCGGAAGCAAAAGAATTAGAAGAATTAATAAAAGAGGTCAGGACCCAGCTCATCGGTCCTGTCCGGCAGGAAATCCTGTCCGGGATTAAAGAAAAATCTCAGTTTGACCGGCTAAAAACAGTATTGCGCTTTTTTCCGGATCTGCCACTCGCCTGTGAAGACTTTGAATTGGCTGCTGAGTATTATAATCTTTTGCGAAGCAAAGGCATACAGGGCTCAAACACTGATTTGCTTATTTGCGCAATTTCAGTCAGATATGACATGCCTATATTCACAACGGATAAAGATTTTCACCATTTTAAACAACATATACCCATTTTAATTTACCGACCCAGAACCACATAATATAAAGATTCTTTGCGTAAAATGCACCCTACCCGTAACCTCTCGTATCGAAAGTCTTCAAAGAGTTCCTCAGCCGGTGGATTCCGTGACATCGGAAAAACCAAAGGACTGACGGGCATGAACACATTCCCTCTCTAATCACAGCTACGATTGTCGACCGGAATGCCGTCCGCAAAAACCGTGGACGCAGCTAATCTGCACTACGGTTTTTGTCAAAACATAACTTGACAAACTTTGATTTGACTTGTATGGATTGTGGTATGGAAAATTTTATCGGAAGAATAGAGGAAATGGGCGTTCTGGAAAAAGCTTACAAATCACAACAAAGTGAATTTTTTGTGATTTATGGGCGAAGAAGGGTCGGGAAAAGCGAACTGATTCTTCAATTTCTAAAGGAAAAGACAGGCATTTATTATTTGGGGAAAAAGGCGAAAACAGCGTTTCAAATCCATGAGTTCTTAAACGAGGCCTCCGAGTCCATCAATGAACCGCTTCTATCCGGATACACAGCCGATAACTGGAAAACGGCCCTTTCCGTTGTGGTTGATAAATGGAGCGGCAATGAAAAACTTATTATTGCCCTGGATGAATTTCAATGGAGCGTTGAGAAATCACCAGAGCTCCTTTCTTTTATCCAGGAGCTCTGGGATCGAAACTGGAAGAATAATAAAAAGGTCATGTTGATATTATGCGGCTCATATATCGGTTTTATGGAAAAAGAATTGCTGGGGCAAAAAAGTCCGTTGTTCGGAAGAAGAACCGCGCAAATCTTATTAAAACCATTCGATTTCATAGATGCAGGAAAGTTTCATCCCAATTATTCTTATGAAGAACGGGCAAAGACATTTTTTATTTGCGGAGGAATCCCTTTATATTTAAATTATTTCAACAAAAACAGATCGGTTGAAATGAATATCGTCGAAAGTATATTAAATGAGTTCTCTCCGCTTTTCAAAGAACCTGATTTTTTAATCCGGGAAGAGTTGCGTGATGTTACAAATTATTATGCCATTCTTCACGCCATTGCCTCCGGAAAAAAACACCATAAAGACATATCCAAACAAACTGAGATTGAGAGCAGAGGGCTTCAGTATTATTTAAAACAACTCATGGAAATAGGATATATCAAGAAACGATATCCATTATTCACACAAAAGCCATCGACCAAGGATGTTCTATATGATCTTGAAGATCCACTTTTAAGATTTTGGTTTCGGTATATTTATCCAAACACAAGTTACCTGGCGCATGTCGGTGGCGAAAGAGTTTTCAAGGACAGGGTGAAACCCAAACTGCAGGCATATTTTGGAAGTTGTTTTGAAAGATTATGCCGGGATGCAATGCCGAAAATCTATAAAAAAATGGGTGTTAATACGAATTATGAGATCGGGGAGTTTTGGAATAAGGACCTCCAGGTTGATGTGGTTGGGATAAGAGATGATAGATGGGTTGACATTGGGGAATGCAAATGGGGCCGGATTTCATCTGGAAAATCGTTGATAAAAGAAATCGAACAGAAAATGAAAAGTTATCCAAACCCCAAAAACTACACCATCGCGTGTCATGTTTTTGTAAATCGAATGGCACGTAAAGTGGAAAATACGGATGTGTATTGGCATACATTGGAAGATTTGTATGGGGAGTAGTTTAATCGTATTTTGAGCAGCCCCTCGAAACTGCCTAGTTTCATTAAATGTTACAGCAATTCACCAATAACAAAAAAAGTCAACACTCACTTCAATAAAGGCTTTGGGTAAAAATAATAGACATATTGTGGAGTTCTCAATTCCTGAAAAACTTTTGAAAACGGGCGATTTTAACTCGAAAATCACTGGTTTATTCAGTGCACTTTCTGGTTGTATGGTTGAAATTAAGTATCGTGTCCCGCAATTGATTTACCTTATAAAATTTGCAGTCCTTACTTTCTCAAGCGGGCAGAGGATGCCCCTCCCGCTGAAAATTCAGGAGCGGTGGTTTTTCTTTTTGTCCCATCCAATTGATCCAGCGCCTGGCACAGGTCATCAATAATATCATTATAATGTTCGCCGCCTACACAAAGTCGGATCAGATTTGGCGGAATGTCGGCCATTTTTCTGCCGTCCTCACCTTGCTGCTGGTGTGTGGAAATAGACGGGATGGTAGCAACAGATTTAATCCGGCCCAGATCAGTTGCCCGCCATATTCTTTCCAGCCCGTCAAAGACCTTACGGGCAGCAGCAGCCCCACCCTTAACCCTGAATGACATCAAATGCCCATACCGATTGACAGATTTTTTGTGGATATCATCTATTTCAGAATCTGCCAGAACCATATATTTAGAGGCCAACTTATGCAGTGGATGAGTGTCAAGACCTAAATAATCCACCTGTTCGATATGTTTATGTGTACCTAAGTATTGAGCTACTTTCATGGTATTGCGACTCATCAGATCAATTTTTGAACGTAATGTCCGAATATCATTCAAGGCCAGCACGGCATTCATGGGAGAAATATTAGGCCCATTATCCCGGTTGGGCAATGTTTTAAGATACATACAAAAGTCTTTTTTAAGTTGATCATTATTAATTTTTAAATTTAGATTTTTTTTTGCGATTACTGCACCAGCTATACCGAATCCACTGGAAGTCAAGGTTTTTGTCACCGATTGAACCACGATATCCGCTCCCCATTGCAAAGGTCTCAACAAGGCCGGTGTTGCAACAGTACTGTCGATAATCAAAGGAATTTTGTGTTTTTTGGCCAGTTTGGCAACGGCTTTCAAATCAAAAAAGGACTGGCCCGGATTACTGGGCATCTCGCCGTATAAAAAGCGGGTGTTTTCATCGATGGCAGCCGCCCATTCTGACATGTCATTGGAATCGACTATTTTTCGCCATTCAATTTTTCGTTCATCATCTTTACGAATACCAAACTGCTGAAAGGTTCCGCCGTAAACTTTGCAGGTGGCTACAAAATTAATGGGATGGTCCGGTTTTTTGGGGTCCACACTTAAAAAGGGATCACAGGCACTCATAATAGCAGACATCCCCGACGAAGTTGCACAGCAGGATGTTTCAAAATCGGTTCCATATCCTTCCAACAGAGCCAAAACCCCTTCAAGATAATAAATAGTGGGGTTACCGATCCTGGAATAACACCATGTGGGAATCTTATAACTTAACGCAGCTTCCATTTCATCAGAATCCCTGAACCCTTGGGACGATGACATATAGATCGGTTCTACAATGGAACCCTGATTAAAATCTAAAGCTTCCTGCATTGAGTAGATACCGTGAACTGCAATCGTATCAAATCTGCATTTTTTCATTTTTTGAATCTGTTGGGCATGCCATTGAGCTGATCGTTGAGCGGCTTTAATATAGTGATCGATACCGGTCATTTTTGCCTCCTTTATAAAGATTAAACTTTATAAATTTCCCCAAAAAAGTGATGGCAGTCAAATCCGTTTGGTAACGAATTTTCAACTATTTCGATACAATGCCTGACACTAAACATTCTACCGCGAAGACAAATAGAATTCAACAAGTAGTTGTGTGGTTTCTGTTTATCTTTTATACTCACTTATCTAACGGGATAACATCCGAGAAGTAAAGATATCCAGATCCAATCGACATTGAGCAGTTGAATTTTAAAAAATTTGAATATACCCTCTTTGCACCATTATAATCAACACACACAGAGGGCCAAACATTGGAAACCGTCACAGTCGAACGTATTGACCACTTGGGTATTGTTGCCGGCGTTATCAAGGATTTGAAAATCATCGAAATGATTGACTCCCGCATACCAAAAGATGAGAAGGAAAATATCAGTGCCGGAGAAGCTATCGCCGGCATGGTTCTAAATGGACTGGGTTTTTCCAATCGGCCGCTGTCGCTGACGCCTCAATTTTTCGAAAACAAGCCGCTGGATGTTTTGTTCCGTCCAAGAGTGAAAGCCTCGGACTTCAATCACTACAAGCTGGGGCGCAGTCTTGATGATGCGGTCGACTACGGTTCTGAATTGCTTTTCAACGAAATATCCTCATCTGCCTGTCGGTCGGAAAGTATCCATTTGCTTTTCAACCATCTGGACACCTCATCTTTTTCATTAACCGGAGAATATCTTCCGGATTCGGATGCACATGCCATCAAAATAACTCATGGTTACTCCAAGGATCATCGTCCTGATTTGAAACAGGCTGTGCTGGAGCTGATGGTGTCCCAAGATGGTGGCATTCCCATTTTGTGTAAGTGCTGGGACGGGAATGCTTCGGACAATACCGTGTTCAAAGAACGCAGCAGTGAACTTATCCGTCAGTTCAAAGCGAGCGATACCCCTCGTTACCTGGTTATGGATTCGAAAGGGTATACCAAATCCAATGCTTCCAACTTGAAAGATATCCCGTTTATCACCCGCATCCCGGGATCCATTTCCATTGTGAAGACCGTCATCGAACAGGCCCTGCAATGGGATCAGTGGGTGGAGATTAACGATGACTATCAGTGCCAGACGTTGGAGTTAGGACATTATGGAATTGATCAACGTTGGTTGATCATTCGCTCCAAAGGAGCTTTGGAGCGCGCAGTCAAGAGCGTTGAAAGAACCATTTCAAAAGAGAAGAAGCGCGCTGAAAAAGAGCTTTTCCATCTTCAGGCCCAACGATTTGATTCGGAAGCCGAAGCAATGACAGCCCTCCAGGAACTCAGTGATAAATGGAAGTATCACCTGGTTGACACGATTGAGCTCAAACAGCACATCAAATATGCCGTCAAAGGTAGGCCAACGCCGGATACTCCGATCAAATCAATTAAATTGCAAATCAATGCGGAATTAAAGGTCAATCAAGGGAAAGCCGATCAAGACCGCGATCAGAAATCCTGTTTTGTTCTTGGTACCTCAATTCCAAAAGTCCAGTTGAACGACGAAGATGTATTTTGGGGATACAAAGGTCAGTCTAAAGTCGAGAATGGCTTCCGATTTATCAAAGAGCCTTTATTTTTTGCATCTTCGTTGTTTGTCAAAAAAGCATCTCGTGTCGAAGGAATGTTGATGGTGATGACCTTATCATTATTAGTTTACTCCATTGCCCAGCGGCGCATGCGGAACGAATTGAAGCGCCTTGAAACAACACGGCCTAATCAGATTGGGAAACCTGTTCAAAACCCCACTCTTCGCTGGATTTTTCAACAAATGGAAGGTATCGACTGTGTGAATATTTCCCATAAAGAAGGTGAAGTCCAGTGTCTTATCAATGGGTTAAATGACATACGGAGGAAAATATTAACTCTTTTTGGACAGACCGTATCAGAAATATATCAAATTTCTTTTGAATAGGTCTGCCCAATGTCGAATCCAATATAATTTTTTAGAATATCAACGGATAAATTCATACCACCATCCGAGATTATTGACAAAGATTTTTATCTAATTTTATAAATACTTAAGATAGATGATCATAGTTCAAGTACCTCTGCATCAATCTGGATTTTCAAAATCATGTAATCGAATATTATTGACAAAGAAAATGAGTAATCCAAAAGCCCACAATAATGGTATCATCGGTCGTGATAGAGCTTCCAAAAATAACGTCCAATACCAAAAGCAATGTGGAGTGTGGTAAGCCTCTCAAAAGAAAGGGCATATTCAACAGTCTGAGCCATATGTTTTCAGATAGTTTTCGATCTTTGCTTTCATTGGATCATCCAAAACAATCTTGCCATTTATTTCCCGGTTGTGCAGAAAATCAATGATCTCCCGTATAGTAACAATGGCAAAAATAGGAATGCCAAGGGTCTCTGCGACCTCTTCCAGGGCATTTTTGTCTGTTTTTCCTTTTTCCTGGCGGTTGACGCTGATAATAATGCCGCAAACCTGGGGATTGCCGCATCCTTTTAGAACTTCCAGGGATTCCCGGATGGCCTTGCCCGAGGTGATGACGTCATCCACCAGGATCAGCCGGGTGTCGGGGGTCAGGGGCATACCCACCACAGCGCTTTTGTCTGCATAGGTTTTAGCTTCTTTGCGGTTGAACACATACCCTTTGTCAATGCCCATATCGGCCAGGGCACAGGCTGCTGTGATGCACAACGGAATGCCCTTGTAGGCAGGTCCGTAAATCCCATGAAATTCTTTTTTGAAATGGGCGTCAATGGCCCTGGCATAGTAGGTACCCAGCTTTTTAATCTTTGATCCGGTGTCAAACATGCCGGTGTTGATAAAATAGGGGGCAATTCGGCCGCTTTTCAGCTCAAACTCGCCAAACTTCAAGGCATTGCACTGTACCAGAAACTCAATAAATTCCTCTTTATAATTCATCTTTCTTTTTTAACCTTATTATTTTTATACACAAACTTATGCATTGAATATTTTATTTTACCATGAAGAGCATGAAGAATATCAATCTTCATGGTTTTAATTAGGAACGGGTTTTAAATAACTTTTCCATTTTGCTATATTCGGGAGCGCGGGCGTCTCGCCCGCATCTTTACGATACTTGCGGACATGCAGGCGGGACGCCCGCGCTCCCGGATCAAAACCCGTTCCTAAGATCATCTTAACTTTATGACATTGAGCATAATCTACTGGCAGCGCCAGGTGGCATATTCATTCAAAGGAACCGGCTTTCCGGTTTTCAACAGTGCCCGGGTATTAAAATCCGCCATGGTTCTCAAGGCTTTTGATCCAAATACCGGCCCGTCCATGCACACCACGGCATGGCCGCAGACACAGGCCCCGCACACACCGAACCCGCATCTCATGTACCGTTCCAGGGATACCTGGCAGGGGATGCCGTGAGTTTCACAGATATCAAACACCTTTGCCATCATGATTTCCGGGCCGCAGGCATAGACCATATCAAAACCCGGGGCGGAACTATCTGACAAATCTTTGATTTTCTGCATGAGAATATCCGTCACAAACCCTTTATATCCTTTTGATCCGTCATCGGTACAGATTTCGACGTTTGCCGTAAACCGGTCCGGGTAGAGCAGAAAAGATTTGGACCGGGCCCCCTGGATCAGCAGGATTTCAGGCCCGTTATCGGTCTGAAAGGCCTCCACAAGGGGAGCAAGGGGTGCCATGCCGCAGCCACCGGCCACAACGGCAACCCGTTTATAATTGATTCCCATATTAAATCCGTTGCCAAAAGGCCCACGGATACCAATTTTATCACCAGGCCCAAGGGATACGGCTTTTTTAGAAAAAATACCCTTTGCCTCCACGGTAATGCCGAAACGGTCCGCATTGTGATGGGAAATGGTATACGGTTTTTCATCCACGCCGGGAATCCACACCATGACAAACTGACCCGGTTTAAAGTCAATTGGCTGGTTGACATACAGGGTGGCAAACTCAGGGCTGTGAACTTCCTTGTCCGCCACCTCGACCATGACGGGCATCAGCTGCGTAATCATAAAGCCTCCCTGTGGGCTGCGCCCCGGATCTCTTCCATGGTGGTGTCGTGGGCCGTCAGCCAGTCGTTGATCTCTTTATTTACCTTATCAAACACGTTGATCCCCCGGTACCTCACGGCCGTGCCAATTCCCACAAGCATGGCCCCTGCCATGATGATCTCTATGGCGTCTTTTCCCGTACTGATGCCGCCCAGACCAATAATTGGAATGGAGACGGACCGAAAAATATCGTACACACAGCGCACGGCAATGGGTTTGATCATGGGACCGGAAAGCCCACCCGTTTTAAAGGCAAGTACCGGACACCGGGACTCAATGTCGATAACCATGCCCGGCCCGGCCGTATTAATGGCGCAGATGGCATCGGCACCGGCATCCTCACACGCCTTTGCTATGCCTGCGATATCCGGGGCAGCCGGCGTCAGTTTGGCAATCAGGGGCACATCAATCACTTTTTTTACCGCGGCCACAACATCATGGGAGGACTGGGCGTTGACCCCGAAAAGCATGCCATGCTCATCTGAATTCGGACAGGAGATATTCAGTTCAATAAAGTCCGGTCCTTTAGCTGATACAAATTCCGCCACCCGGACAAATTCGTCCACAGACCCGCCGTAAATGCTGGCGTTTACGGGAAACGCCCGGCCTGACAGTTCCTGCCACTCCTCTTCCATATTCCGGTAACCCGGGGAGGGCAGCCCCACGGCATTGATCATGCCGTTGCCAAGGTCAATGACCGTTGGATTCTTATGGCCCTCCCGGGGCGCAGGCCCAATGGACTTCATGGTGGGAAGCCCGCACCCGTTTTCCCAGACCCTTTCTAAAATGGCTTTATTGTTGCCGAGCACACCCGATGCCAGCACCAGGGGGGTGTGCAGGGGTTTCCCTAAAAACGTGGTTTGCATCAATATCCCTTAAAACTTGTCATAAAATATCATATCATCCTCCACACCCATCTCGTGAAGGGTGTGAATGACGGAATTAATCATGGGCGGCGGTCCGCACAGATAATACTCAATCTCAGCCGGATCTTCATGGGTGCATAAGTATTCATCCACAAGATAACCGTTGATAAACCCGGTCTGCCCGGTCCAGTTGTCCTCCGCCTCGGGTTCAGACAGGGCCACATGGTAGGAGAAATTAGGATATTTTTCCACAAGTTCTTTAAATTCCTCGTCGTAAAACATCTCTTTTTTGGATCTGGCCCCGTACCAGAAGGATATTTTGCGGCCGGAGTTGATACCATTCAACTGATGCAGGATATGGGAACGCAGAGGTGCCATGCCTGCCCCTCCGCCGATAAAGCACATTTCCCGGTCCGTATCTTTTGCCATGAAGTCCCCGTAAGGACCTGACACCAAGACCCGGTCGCCGGGTTTAAGCCCGAACACATAGGATGAGCCAAATCCCGGGGGAATGCCTTCCGTGCCAGGCGGCGGCGTCGCAATCCGTACGTTGAGCATGAGAATATCTTTTTCATGGGGGGGATTGGCCAGGGAATAGGCTCGAAATCCGGGTTTTATTCCTTTGGCGGTCAGTTCCATCAGATTATACTTTTTCCATTCGCTGACATACTTGCTTGCGATATGAAAATTTTTAAAAGCAATTTCATATTCAGGCACATCAATTTGAATATAGGCCCCGGCCTTGAAGTCAATGGGCTCAGAGGGACGCAGCACAAGTTCTTTGATAAACGTGGCCACATTTTTATTGGATATGACTTCAGCTTCCACTTTTTTAATGCCGAAAATGGATTCAGGCATTTCAATGGAAAGATCCGTCTTGACTTTGAGCTGGCAGGAGAGACGAATCCCTTCCGCCTTTTCCTTCCGGCTTAAATGCGACAGCTCCGTGGGCAGCACGCTGCCGCCGCCCTCAAGAACCTTGCACCGGCACATCCCGCAGGACCCGGACCCGCCGCAGGCCGAGGGCAAAAAAATGTCTTTACTCGCCAGGGCCGACAAAAGCGTGGGATTGCCCGAAATCTTTAAAGCCTCATCGGCCTTACCATTGATGGTCACCACATGTTCCCCTTTGGTGGTAACTTTTGCTTCCACAAACAGAAGCACCGCAACCAGAATACCGATAACGACGGTAAACACCACAATGCTTATAATATAAATCAAGGAAAAACCTCCTTTTAGTCTGTCGCAAATGAATTGATATCATTTTTCTTTATCGTGCTCTTTATCGTGCTCATGCTCGATTCCATAGGATGCTTTTGGTTCCCAATTTTGTCAGACATATATCTATTGACTAATCCTACTGTCATAGTAACTGTTTCCTTTTAGAATTTGCTTTCTTCTTTTTGTTTAGAGCAAGAGCAGTATCAAGATTAAGAGCACGATCAAGTATCAATACAGTTCGGTCAAACATCCGGCTGCTTTATAATGTAATGCCTGAAAACATCATAAACGTCATGGCCATAAGTCCGGCAATGATCATGGTAAACCCAAATCCCTGCAGCCCCTCGGGCACATCTGAATATCGGGCCTTTTTGCGAATGGCGGCCATGGTGACAATGGCCAGCATCCAGCCGGTACCGGAACCTGCCCCAAATACAATGGATTCCATGAAGGTATAATTTCGCTCCACCATGAAAAGACTGGTGCCCAGAATGGCGCAGTTTACGGCAATCAAGGGTAAAAACACACCCAACGTGGCGTAAAGCCCGGGGGAATACCGGTCAATGACCATCTCCACGGCCTGGGTCATCGCGGCAATTACGGCAACAAAGGTAATGAATTTTAAAAAGCTTAGGTCAAGATCAGGATATCCCAGCCAGGACAAAGCACCCGGGGCCAAAAGCCCGTGATAGATTATCCAGTTGACCGGACTCGTGACGGACAACACAAAAATAACGGCAAACCCCAACCCTGTCGCAGTATCCACATTTTTAGAGACTGCAATAAAGGAACACATCCCAAGGAAATAGGCCAGAAGGATGTTGCCGATAAAAACGGAATTGATAAACAGACTGAACAGATCGCCCATGAATGCTCCTTATTTTTTTTGGCTTGATATGCCGGGCAAAGAATTCTTCAGCCATACCAGAAGGCCGATGACAAAAAAGGCGCCCGGGGCCAGCACCATCAGCCCCATGTTCTGGAAACCAAGGTCATATAAAAACCCGGGAACCACCTGGATACCTATAAATTTTCCAGACCCCAGAAGCTCCCGGATAAAGGCCACCACCACAAGGATCAGACCATAGCCCAGGCCGTTGGCGATGCCGTCCACAAAGGAATCAATGGGGTCGTTGGCCAGGGCAAAGGATTCGGCGCGGCCTAAAACAATACAGTTGGTGATGATCAGCCCTACAA
This genomic window contains:
- a CDS encoding PIN domain-containing protein; the protein is MKVIIDTCIWSLALRRQKHASIHPEAKELEELIKEVRTQLIGPVRQEILSGIKEKSQFDRLKTVLRFFPDLPLACEDFELAAEYYNLLRSKGIQGSNTDLLICAISVRYDMPIFTTDKDFHHFKQHIPILIYRPRTT
- the nqrE gene encoding NADH:ubiquinone reductase (Na(+)-transporting) subunit E, whose translation is MGDLFSLFINSVFIGNILLAYFLGMCSFIAVSKNVDTATGLGFAVIFVLSVTSPVNWIIYHGLLAPGALSWLGYPDLDLSFLKFITFVAVIAAMTQAVEMVIDRYSPGLYATLGVFLPLIAVNCAILGTSLFMVERNYTFMESIVFGAGSGTGWMLAIVTMAAIRKKARYSDVPEGLQGFGFTMIIAGLMAMTFMMFSGITL
- a CDS encoding IS1634 family transposase; amino-acid sequence: METVTVERIDHLGIVAGVIKDLKIIEMIDSRIPKDEKENISAGEAIAGMVLNGLGFSNRPLSLTPQFFENKPLDVLFRPRVKASDFNHYKLGRSLDDAVDYGSELLFNEISSSACRSESIHLLFNHLDTSSFSLTGEYLPDSDAHAIKITHGYSKDHRPDLKQAVLELMVSQDGGIPILCKCWDGNASDNTVFKERSSELIRQFKASDTPRYLVMDSKGYTKSNASNLKDIPFITRIPGSISIVKTVIEQALQWDQWVEINDDYQCQTLELGHYGIDQRWLIIRSKGALERAVKSVERTISKEKKRAEKELFHLQAQRFDSEAEAMTALQELSDKWKYHLVDTIELKQHIKYAVKGRPTPDTPIKSIKLQINAELKVNQGKADQDRDQKSCFVLGTSIPKVQLNDEDVFWGYKGQSKVENGFRFIKEPLFFASSLFVKKASRVEGMLMVMTLSLLVYSIAQRRMRNELKRLETTRPNQIGKPVQNPTLRWIFQQMEGIDCVNISHKEGEVQCLINGLNDIRRKILTLFGQTVSEIYQISFE
- the nqrF gene encoding NADH:ubiquinone reductase (Na(+)-transporting) subunit F, whose amino-acid sequence is MIYIISIVVFTVVIGILVAVLLFVEAKVTTKGEHVVTINGKADEALKISGNPTLLSALASKDIFLPSACGGSGSCGMCRCKVLEGGGSVLPTELSHLSRKEKAEGIRLSCQLKVKTDLSIEMPESIFGIKKVEAEVISNKNVATFIKELVLRPSEPIDFKAGAYIQIDVPEYEIAFKNFHIASKYVSEWKKYNLMELTAKGIKPGFRAYSLANPPHEKDILMLNVRIATPPPGTEGIPPGFGSSYVFGLKPGDRVLVSGPYGDFMAKDTDREMCFIGGGAGMAPLRSHILHQLNGINSGRKISFWYGARSKKEMFYDEEFKELVEKYPNFSYHVALSEPEAEDNWTGQTGFINGYLVDEYLCTHEDPAEIEYYLCGPPPMINSVIHTLHEMGVEDDMIFYDKF
- a CDS encoding aminotransferase class I/II-fold pyridoxal phosphate-dependent enzyme, translating into MTGIDHYIKAAQRSAQWHAQQIQKMKKCRFDTIAVHGIYSMQEALDFNQGSIVEPIYMSSSQGFRDSDEMEAALSYKIPTWCYSRIGNPTIYYLEGVLALLEGYGTDFETSCCATSSGMSAIMSACDPFLSVDPKKPDHPINFVATCKVYGGTFQQFGIRKDDERKIEWRKIVDSNDMSEWAAAIDENTRFLYGEMPSNPGQSFFDLKAVAKLAKKHKIPLIIDSTVATPALLRPLQWGADIVVQSVTKTLTSSGFGIAGAVIAKKNLNLKINNDQLKKDFCMYLKTLPNRDNGPNISPMNAVLALNDIRTLRSKIDLMSRNTMKVAQYLGTHKHIEQVDYLGLDTHPLHKLASKYMVLADSEIDDIHKKSVNRYGHLMSFRVKGGAAAARKVFDGLERIWRATDLGRIKSVATIPSISTHQQQGEDGRKMADIPPNLIRLCVGGEHYNDIIDDLCQALDQLDGTKRKTTAPEFSAGGASSARLRK
- the pyrE gene encoding orotate phosphoribosyltransferase, which codes for MNYKEEFIEFLVQCNALKFGEFELKSGRIAPYFINTGMFDTGSKIKKLGTYYARAIDAHFKKEFHGIYGPAYKGIPLCITAACALADMGIDKGYVFNRKEAKTYADKSAVVGMPLTPDTRLILVDDVITSGKAIRESLEVLKGCGNPQVCGIIISVNRQEKGKTDKNALEEVAETLGIPIFAIVTIREIIDFLHNREINGKIVLDDPMKAKIENYLKTYGSDC
- a CDS encoding ATP-binding protein, whose amino-acid sequence is MGVLEKAYKSQQSEFFVIYGRRRVGKSELILQFLKEKTGIYYLGKKAKTAFQIHEFLNEASESINEPLLSGYTADNWKTALSVVVDKWSGNEKLIIALDEFQWSVEKSPELLSFIQELWDRNWKNNKKVMLILCGSYIGFMEKELLGQKSPLFGRRTAQILLKPFDFIDAGKFHPNYSYEERAKTFFICGGIPLYLNYFNKNRSVEMNIVESILNEFSPLFKEPDFLIREELRDVTNYYAILHAIASGKKHHKDISKQTEIESRGLQYYLKQLMEIGYIKKRYPLFTQKPSTKDVLYDLEDPLLRFWFRYIYPNTSYLAHVGGERVFKDRVKPKLQAYFGSCFERLCRDAMPKIYKKMGVNTNYEIGEFWNKDLQVDVVGIRDDRWVDIGECKWGRISSGKSLIKEIEQKMKSYPNPKNYTIACHVFVNRMARKVENTDVYWHTLEDLYGE
- a CDS encoding dihydroorotate dehydrogenase electron transfer subunit — protein: MITQLMPVMVEVADKEVHSPEFATLYVNQPIDFKPGQFVMVWIPGVDEKPYTISHHNADRFGITVEAKGIFSKKAVSLGPGDKIGIRGPFGNGFNMGINYKRVAVVAGGCGMAPLAPLVEAFQTDNGPEILLIQGARSKSFLLYPDRFTANVEICTDDGSKGYKGFVTDILMQKIKDLSDSSAPGFDMVYACGPEIMMAKVFDICETHGIPCQVSLERYMRCGFGVCGACVCGHAVVCMDGPVFGSKALRTMADFNTRALLKTGKPVPLNEYATWRCQ
- a CDS encoding dihydroorotate dehydrogenase, which encodes MQTTFLGKPLHTPLVLASGVLGNNKAILERVWENGCGLPTMKSIGPAPREGHKNPTVIDLGNGMINAVGLPSPGYRNMEEEWQELSGRAFPVNASIYGGSVDEFVRVAEFVSAKGPDFIELNISCPNSDEHGMLFGVNAQSSHDVVAAVKKVIDVPLIAKLTPAAPDIAGIAKACEDAGADAICAINTAGPGMVIDIESRCPVLAFKTGGLSGPMIKPIAVRCVYDIFRSVSIPIIGLGGISTGKDAIEIIMAGAMLVGIGTAVRYRGINVFDKVNKEINDWLTAHDTTMEEIRGAAHREAL
- a CDS encoding NADH:ubiquinone reductase (Na(+)-transporting) subunit D encodes the protein MQLKSRKEYQGILVNGLWTQNPVAYQVLGICSALAVTVKMSTAIVMALALTAVTACSSMIISSMRKIIPSNIRIIVELAVISTLVIVTDQVLKAYFYDISKQLSIFVGLIITNCIVLGRAESFALANDPIDSFVDGIANGLGYGLILVVVAFIRELLGSGKFIGIQVVPGFLYDLGFQNMGLMVLAPGAFFVIGLLVWLKNSLPGISSQKK
- a CDS encoding type II toxin-antitoxin system VapB family antitoxin; amino-acid sequence: MATNLAIDDNLIQEALIIGKHKTKKAVVTEALQEYIQRRKQLEIIKMFGSIDYDPDYDYKKQRNVQ